The following proteins are co-located in the Spirosoma montaniterrae genome:
- a CDS encoding ABC transporter ATP-binding protein, whose translation MIAELKSAGKEYKTGDQTIVALQPTTLQLNEGELLLIIGPSGSGKTTLLSLLGCVIYPSYGDLWVDGAHVNKLKETALAKLRLNTIGFVFQNFNLLAPLTAEENVMMPLQLQGVGGSEARDRTEQALRTVGMTDRRRNLPKQLSGGQQQRIAIARALVTNPKLVLCDEPTASLDKDSLGIVMHELRNLADGGKSVAVVTHDPRLKQYAHRIVEVDNGMVKEVSTFNE comes from the coding sequence ATGATTGCGGAATTAAAATCAGCCGGTAAAGAGTACAAAACCGGCGATCAGACTATTGTGGCATTACAACCAACTACGCTGCAATTAAACGAGGGTGAGTTGCTACTCATCATCGGGCCGTCGGGGTCGGGTAAAACTACCCTTCTGTCGTTGTTGGGCTGTGTTATTTATCCAAGCTATGGCGACTTGTGGGTCGATGGCGCACACGTTAACAAGCTGAAAGAAACGGCCTTAGCCAAACTCCGGCTCAATACCATCGGGTTTGTATTCCAGAATTTCAATTTGCTGGCTCCGCTCACTGCCGAGGAAAACGTGATGATGCCCCTGCAACTACAGGGTGTTGGCGGCTCCGAAGCCCGCGACCGCACCGAACAGGCCCTGAGAACGGTTGGCATGACCGACCGGCGCAGGAACCTGCCCAAACAACTGTCGGGCGGTCAGCAGCAGCGCATCGCCATTGCCCGCGCCTTAGTCACCAACCCCAAACTCGTGCTCTGCGACGAACCTACGGCATCGCTCGACAAAGATTCGCTCGGTATTGTGATGCACGAACTACGCAATCTGGCCGACGGCGGCAAATCCGTCGCCGTGGTCACGCACGACCCGCGCCTGAAGCAGTACGCCCACCGGATTGTGGAGGTGGATAATGGAATGGTAAAAGAAGTGTCAACTTTTAACGAATAA
- a CDS encoding HlyD family secretion protein, with the protein MQTPKRIDEVVGIAVIEPAARISQLSAETGGLVKRISVNIGDQVKKGQVVLTMDNAVETAQLRQANVKISTQQDAIETARQNVQTLRVQLQKAEADLKRNQTLFTGNALTRKELDDSQYQVTNLQQQIRASEAQVRQAESQIGSLRADIQYANTVAGLKTVKAPDNGTLLSLDAKVGQFLTSNQSIGDFAPAGPLVAVTEIDELFALRVKVGQKAYVRPQGSDERLTTGTVVLTSPYLRKKSLFSDNAANLEDRRVREVRVQLDDPGKVIIGARVECVISVN; encoded by the coding sequence GTGCAAACGCCGAAGCGCATCGATGAAGTAGTGGGTATTGCTGTGATTGAACCGGCGGCCCGCATCAGTCAGCTATCTGCCGAAACGGGCGGATTGGTCAAACGTATCAGTGTCAATATTGGCGATCAGGTGAAAAAAGGGCAGGTTGTCCTGACGATGGACAACGCTGTTGAAACGGCCCAGCTTCGGCAGGCGAACGTAAAGATCAGCACCCAGCAGGACGCCATCGAAACGGCCCGGCAAAACGTACAGACACTGCGCGTACAACTCCAGAAAGCCGAAGCCGACCTCAAACGCAACCAAACGCTATTTACTGGAAATGCCCTGACCAGGAAGGAGTTAGATGATTCGCAGTACCAGGTCACGAACCTGCAACAGCAAATTCGGGCGTCGGAAGCGCAGGTGCGGCAGGCCGAGAGCCAGATTGGTTCGCTACGTGCCGACATTCAGTATGCCAACACGGTAGCGGGTCTGAAAACGGTGAAGGCTCCCGACAACGGTACGCTGTTGAGCCTCGACGCCAAAGTAGGGCAGTTTCTGACCAGTAACCAGTCTATCGGTGATTTCGCCCCCGCCGGGCCGCTTGTGGCCGTCACGGAAATTGACGAACTGTTTGCGCTCCGGGTGAAAGTCGGTCAGAAAGCCTACGTTCGGCCACAAGGTAGCGACGAACGCCTGACGACCGGTACGGTAGTGCTGACCTCGCCTTATCTCCGCAAAAAATCGCTCTTTTCCGACAACGCGGCCAACCTCGAAGACCGGCGCGTTCGCGAAGTGCGGGTACAGTTAGACGACCCCGGCAAGGTTATCATCGGGGCAAGGGTAGAGTGTGTGATCTCTGTCAACTAA
- a CDS encoding ABC transporter permease — protein sequence MLRTAFKFIRYDKAKSFGALAGIVISVFLVGQQAGIFIFLTDAMRSIVDNNRGYIWVTDETTTNANQLSLLDVRKGNEIASLPGVERVYPVVIAGAGAKFANGETGGFSLIGSQAPNFVGGPWRLYTAKPQDMLPDGALITDFYDAKALGGLKPGDYFEVNGKKVYNAGLTRGARSFGGGLLAFTTIERARYLANVPTNKVSFYLVKPKPGVAESKVIQVINRSINGVRAWNAQELSTTTVKTVLATNGIAASFGSLIGFAIISGLVIIGLTLYSAAIDRIKDYGTLKAIGATNGYVSRLIMTQALLFAIVGYTVGRFMVEGFRLGIAESGTLFYFPVWFEYALFVVTLVISLGGSVFAIRRIISLEPASVFRG from the coding sequence ATGCTACGAACAGCTTTCAAATTCATCCGCTACGACAAGGCAAAGTCCTTCGGGGCGTTGGCGGGCATTGTAATCTCGGTGTTCCTGGTGGGGCAGCAGGCGGGTATTTTTATCTTCCTGACCGACGCCATGCGGAGCATTGTCGACAATAACAGAGGCTACATCTGGGTCACGGACGAAACCACTACCAACGCCAATCAGCTTAGCCTGCTCGATGTCAGGAAGGGCAACGAAATTGCGTCGCTGCCGGGTGTGGAGCGGGTGTATCCGGTGGTGATAGCCGGTGCCGGAGCCAAGTTTGCCAACGGCGAAACGGGCGGATTTTCGCTCATCGGATCGCAGGCACCCAACTTTGTGGGTGGCCCGTGGCGGCTCTATACGGCCAAACCGCAGGACATGCTGCCCGATGGTGCGCTCATCACCGATTTTTACGATGCAAAAGCTCTCGGCGGACTAAAACCCGGCGACTATTTTGAGGTGAACGGCAAGAAAGTCTATAACGCCGGGCTAACACGTGGGGCGCGGAGTTTCGGCGGGGGACTGCTGGCTTTCACGACCATCGAACGTGCCCGCTACTTAGCCAATGTACCAACCAATAAAGTGAGCTTTTATTTGGTGAAACCGAAACCGGGCGTAGCCGAATCGAAGGTGATCCAGGTCATCAACCGGAGCATCAATGGCGTGCGGGCCTGGAACGCGCAGGAACTGTCGACCACCACCGTCAAAACCGTACTGGCGACCAATGGCATTGCCGCATCGTTCGGGAGTTTGATTGGGTTCGCGATCATTTCAGGGCTGGTTATCATCGGGTTAACGCTCTATTCAGCCGCCATCGACCGCATCAAAGACTACGGCACGTTAAAAGCTATCGGGGCCACCAACGGCTACGTCAGTCGCCTGATTATGACTCAGGCTCTGCTGTTTGCCATTGTGGGGTACACGGTTGGCCGGTTTATGGTCGAGGGCTTTCGACTTGGTATTGCCGAGTCGGGCACCCTGTTTTACTTCCCGGTCTGGTTCGAGTACGCGCTGTTTGTGGTTACGCTGGTGATCTCGCTGGGCGGCAGCGTATTTGCCATTCGTCGGATTATTTCATTAGAACCGGCTTCGGTATTTAGGGGATAA
- a CDS encoding TolC family protein, protein MKKIGVQIALMMLFNHSFSQSFNPSVSQSFNRLTLPQALQQAQSNRLELTNQQLQTQITESDETRRRARWQPQVNAGADFRWNTQIQRNIIRGGFTGTGTDQVLQFGTPVNNVLNVQAEQKVYDAQSRIDRRINRLNVDNQQATLEKLKVDVRQQVTEAYYQAVFNREKQRLSEQAKMRAQSYLEQAQTRLQAGTLLKTDLDRFALDLSNADLTLRNDQRDYALSLDNLRYRINSPQAVEPADSLGR, encoded by the coding sequence ATGAAAAAGATAGGTGTTCAGATTGCACTGATGATGTTATTTAATCACTCATTCAGTCAATCATTCAATCCTTCAGTTAGTCAATCATTCAATCGTCTTACCCTCCCGCAGGCGTTGCAACAGGCGCAATCGAACCGGCTGGAGTTGACAAATCAGCAACTGCAAACGCAGATTACGGAAAGCGATGAAACCCGCCGACGTGCCCGCTGGCAACCGCAGGTGAACGCCGGAGCTGATTTTCGCTGGAATACGCAAATTCAGCGAAACATTATCAGGGGGGGCTTTACCGGCACCGGCACCGATCAGGTGCTGCAATTTGGTACGCCCGTCAACAACGTGCTGAACGTGCAGGCCGAACAAAAAGTCTACGACGCGCAGAGCCGCATCGACCGGCGCATCAACCGGTTGAACGTTGACAATCAACAAGCTACGCTCGAAAAGCTGAAAGTCGATGTGCGACAGCAGGTAACGGAAGCGTATTATCAGGCCGTGTTCAACCGCGAAAAACAGCGGCTGTCGGAGCAGGCAAAAATGCGGGCGCAAAGCTACCTCGAACAGGCACAAACCCGACTACAGGCCGGAACACTGCTCAAAACCGACCTCGACCGCTTCGCCCTCGACCTGAGCAATGCCGACCTGACCCTCCGAAACGATCAGCGCGACTATGCGCTGAGTCTCGATAACCTGCGCTACCGCATCAACAGTCCGCAGGCTGTTGAACCCGCCGATTCGCTGGGGCGTTGA
- a CDS encoding TolC family protein: MIAQFQAQELATGERIELRQEELSRQVNELNQRREQARLAPVITAYGAYFAQQFADTFNPFQSGTWFPYNYVGLRLNVPIFDGRQTRLNRQDYVRRVQINQNTIQRLRNDFDYESRAARNTLDQARENLIETQKNIVQAQQILAVDRVRFDAGTLVLADFRNSEYALQQAENNYLRAIYDVLLGQLQVRRALGTL; the protein is encoded by the coding sequence TTGATTGCGCAGTTTCAGGCGCAGGAACTGGCTACGGGCGAACGCATCGAACTGCGGCAGGAGGAACTAAGCCGACAGGTGAATGAATTGAATCAACGGCGCGAACAGGCTCGGCTGGCTCCGGTCATAACGGCCTATGGTGCGTATTTCGCCCAGCAGTTTGCCGATACGTTCAACCCATTCCAGAGCGGCACCTGGTTTCCGTACAACTACGTCGGTCTGCGGCTGAACGTACCGATTTTCGACGGTCGGCAAACCCGGCTCAATCGTCAGGATTATGTACGCCGGGTGCAGATCAACCAGAATACCATTCAAAGGCTCCGCAACGATTTTGACTACGAAAGTCGGGCGGCCCGCAACACGCTGGATCAGGCCCGCGAAAACCTGATTGAAACGCAGAAAAACATTGTTCAGGCACAGCAGATTCTGGCTGTTGACCGCGTTCGGTTCGATGCCGGTACGCTCGTTCTGGCCGACTTTCGCAATAGCGAATACGCGCTGCAACAAGCTGAAAACAATTATCTCCGCGCCATTTACGACGTGCTGTTAGGACAGTTGCAGGTACGGCGGGCGTTGGGAACCCTGTAG
- a CDS encoding transposase, whose amino-acid sequence MSQKRFADQYRIESTRLAEYDYGSNGMYFITICTKNRECRFGEIITDSNGEWFLQPTPIGQRVLEGWHAISHYQPYVLLDVFQLMPNHLHGVLWICKDNYEGWQPNVFGPQRQNLASIVRGFKSGVKTFATTNGLVFDWQPRYYDRVIRNIDELNRIRQYIDANPYNWYKDQDNSENLYM is encoded by the coding sequence ATGAGCCAGAAGCGATTTGCGGATCAGTATCGAATAGAATCTACGCGGTTGGCGGAATACGATTATGGGTCAAATGGAATGTACTTCATCACCATTTGCACGAAAAATCGTGAATGCCGTTTTGGTGAAATCATAACCGATTCAAATGGGGAATGGTTTCTCCAACCAACACCCATTGGGCAGCGTGTGCTGGAAGGCTGGCACGCCATCTCTCACTATCAACCGTATGTTTTGCTGGATGTCTTTCAGCTTATGCCCAATCATTTGCACGGTGTTCTGTGGATATGTAAGGACAACTATGAGGGTTGGCAACCGAACGTGTTTGGACCTCAACGGCAAAACCTGGCTTCCATTGTCCGAGGATTTAAATCTGGCGTGAAGACGTTTGCGACAACTAATGGTCTCGTCTTCGATTGGCAACCCCGCTATTATGACCGGGTCATTCGCAATATCGACGAACTGAACCGAATACGACAATACATAGATGCAAACCCTTACAATTGGTATAAAGATCAGGATAATAGCGAGAATCTATATATGTAG
- a CDS encoding GNAT family N-acetyltransferase — MTVRFCNDQPDVFLSIVREVGQWLADNGHEMWEIDTLTPENLFDVYTRDNAYVLYADETPAATFILQWKDPLYYADVPDNTAGFIHKVAIRRQFAGQNLFAPILDFCRAECLKRGIHEIQLETDATRPALMRFYERYGFVPTYQKIIHEFGQTFLCQYYVLQF, encoded by the coding sequence ATGACAGTTCGCTTTTGTAACGACCAACCCGATGTTTTTCTGTCGATTGTTCGCGAAGTAGGCCAGTGGCTCGCCGATAACGGCCACGAAATGTGGGAGATCGATACGCTCACGCCCGAAAACCTTTTCGATGTCTACACCCGCGATAATGCTTATGTGCTGTATGCCGACGAAACCCCGGCTGCAACGTTCATTCTGCAGTGGAAAGACCCGCTTTACTACGCCGACGTACCTGATAATACGGCGGGGTTCATCCATAAAGTAGCCATTCGGCGTCAGTTTGCCGGGCAGAATCTGTTTGCGCCCATACTCGATTTCTGCCGGGCCGAGTGCCTGAAACGGGGCATCCACGAAATTCAGTTAGAGACCGACGCCACCCGCCCCGCGCTGATGCGTTTCTACGAACGCTACGGCTTCGTGCCAACCTATCAGAAAATCATCCACGAGTTCGGCCAGACATTTCTGTGCCAGTACTACGTATTACAGTTCTGA
- a CDS encoding bestrophin family protein, with product MVDYNSKEWLRTIFSLDKGDTARKLGPSLLGVLVYSTAVAYFIIEYVHPGPDSDLKNGAIMHSLLGFVISMLLVFRTNTAYDRWWEGRKAWGSLTNNSRNLAIKLAHILGEADTADRQFFRAMIPNYAFALKNHLRGQARPDELVACPGFDPASVDLQKHQPNQVAMRLFGKMDELYQRGVIRAEHLLVLNAEFQSFTDICGICERIHTTPIPYSYSSFLKKFVALYCLTLPLGYVLSLHYWVIPVVLIVFYVLASLELIAEEIEDPFGTDANDLPTDRMATNIRNAVGELL from the coding sequence ATGGTTGATTATAATTCAAAAGAATGGCTTAGAACCATTTTTTCATTAGACAAGGGCGATACGGCCCGTAAGCTGGGTCCTTCGCTGCTTGGTGTACTCGTCTACAGTACGGCTGTAGCGTATTTTATCATCGAGTACGTTCACCCCGGCCCCGATTCCGATCTGAAAAATGGAGCTATCATGCACTCGCTGCTGGGCTTTGTCATTTCAATGCTGCTCGTATTTCGCACCAATACGGCCTACGACCGCTGGTGGGAAGGCCGCAAAGCGTGGGGAAGCCTGACCAACAACTCGCGCAATTTAGCTATAAAACTGGCGCATATTCTCGGTGAAGCCGACACCGCCGACCGACAGTTTTTTCGGGCCATGATTCCCAACTACGCGTTTGCGCTGAAAAATCACCTGCGCGGTCAGGCCCGGCCCGACGAGTTGGTAGCCTGCCCCGGTTTCGACCCCGCTTCGGTTGATTTGCAAAAACACCAGCCGAATCAGGTGGCGATGCGGCTTTTCGGAAAAATGGACGAATTATATCAGCGGGGCGTTATCCGGGCCGAGCATCTGCTGGTGCTTAATGCTGAATTCCAGTCGTTTACCGACATCTGCGGCATTTGCGAACGCATCCACACCACGCCCATTCCGTACTCGTACTCGTCGTTCCTGAAAAAGTTTGTGGCCCTCTACTGCCTCACGCTGCCACTCGGTTATGTGCTGTCGCTGCATTACTGGGTCATTCCGGTGGTGCTGATTGTGTTCTACGTGCTTGCCAGTTTAGAACTCATCGCCGAAGAAATCGAAGACCCGTTCGGCACCGACGCCAACGATCTCCCCACCGACCGCATGGCAACCAACATTCGGAATGCCGTAGGCGAGTTATTGTAG
- a CDS encoding family 43 glycosylhydrolase, which produces MNTLRLLLALCLLSAFATAQTPKQPNAADRSPARTYCNPMDISYRYNFEQMNERVSYRSGADPVIINHKGEYYLFVTIQGGWWHSKDLSNWRYVVPDKWPMEDMCAPAALSVRDTLYLFQSTFEQRPIFISTEPEKGKLKFYNRWLPRLPKDIGPWDPALFHDPDTDKWYMYWGSSNVYPIFGAELDKSRKLTYAGNNPAEAYKAMFWLDPYKHGWERFGPNHSDPFKPFTEGAWMTKYNGKYYLQYGAPGTEYNVYGNGTYVGKDPLGPFEYAPYNPIAYKPGGFATGCGHGNTFQDNYGNYWNTGTTWIGVNWGMERRIVMNPAGFDKDDQMHVNTRFGDYPHYLPTGKWTNRDELFTGWMLLNYRKPVTASSTLATAPTDTVTADRVADENPRTFWVAGQNKSGETLTTDLGAEADIRAVQVDYFDYKLDIFDSDSTVYTQFKILTSLDGKRWETVADLTKEPKKDHACAYVEISVRADGKPVRARYVRYEHVYTAGKHLSINAFRVFGTGTGKAPATPPGLTVKRQKDQRNADISWGKVPGATGYNIRWGIAPDKLYQTYQFFHDQAGPRSAHHDTASPFELRALNVGVPYYFAIEAFNENGVSALSEVVSGE; this is translated from the coding sequence ATGAACACGTTACGCCTGCTCCTTGCCCTGTGCCTGCTCTCCGCATTTGCCACGGCCCAAACGCCGAAGCAGCCGAACGCGGCTGACCGCAGCCCGGCCCGGACCTACTGCAACCCGATGGACATTAGTTATCGGTATAATTTTGAGCAGATGAACGAGCGGGTTTCGTACCGCTCCGGGGCCGACCCCGTTATTATCAATCACAAAGGGGAGTACTACTTGTTCGTGACGATTCAGGGCGGGTGGTGGCATTCGAAAGACCTCAGCAACTGGCGGTACGTAGTGCCCGATAAATGGCCGATGGAAGATATGTGTGCCCCGGCGGCTCTGTCGGTGCGCGATACGCTGTATCTGTTTCAAAGTACGTTCGAGCAACGGCCCATTTTCATCTCGACCGAGCCGGAGAAAGGTAAACTCAAGTTTTACAACCGCTGGTTGCCGCGCCTGCCCAAAGACATCGGTCCCTGGGACCCGGCCCTCTTCCACGACCCCGACACCGACAAGTGGTATATGTACTGGGGTTCCTCGAACGTGTACCCGATTTTCGGGGCCGAACTCGACAAAAGCCGCAAGCTCACCTACGCCGGAAACAATCCCGCTGAAGCCTACAAGGCCATGTTCTGGCTCGATCCTTACAAACACGGCTGGGAACGCTTCGGCCCGAACCACTCCGACCCGTTCAAGCCGTTTACGGAAGGAGCCTGGATGACCAAATACAACGGCAAATACTACCTGCAATATGGCGCACCCGGCACTGAATACAATGTGTATGGCAACGGCACGTATGTAGGCAAAGACCCGCTGGGACCGTTCGAGTACGCGCCCTACAACCCCATTGCCTACAAGCCGGGCGGCTTTGCGACGGGTTGCGGCCACGGCAACACGTTTCAGGACAATTACGGCAACTACTGGAATACCGGCACCACCTGGATTGGCGTGAACTGGGGTATGGAACGGCGCATTGTGATGAATCCCGCCGGTTTCGACAAAGACGATCAGATGCACGTGAACACCCGATTCGGCGATTACCCGCACTACCTGCCTACCGGGAAATGGACAAACCGCGACGAACTCTTCACGGGCTGGATGCTGCTCAATTACCGTAAACCCGTAACGGCCTCGTCTACGCTGGCAACTGCCCCCACCGACACTGTTACCGCCGACCGCGTGGCCGACGAGAACCCGCGCACGTTCTGGGTGGCCGGGCAAAACAAATCAGGCGAAACGCTTACCACCGACCTCGGCGCAGAAGCTGACATCCGGGCCGTGCAGGTCGATTATTTCGACTACAAACTCGATATTTTCGACTCCGATTCAACGGTTTACACCCAATTTAAAATTCTGACTTCGTTGGATGGCAAACGCTGGGAAACCGTAGCTGACCTGACGAAAGAACCCAAAAAAGACCATGCCTGCGCTTACGTTGAGATTTCGGTTCGGGCCGATGGCAAACCCGTGCGGGCGCGGTATGTGCGTTATGAACACGTCTACACTGCCGGAAAACACCTCAGCATCAACGCTTTCCGGGTCTTTGGCACCGGCACTGGCAAAGCCCCCGCCACGCCCCCCGGCCTGACCGTAAAACGCCAGAAAGACCAGCGCAACGCCGACATTAGCTGGGGCAAAGTACCCGGCGCAACGGGCTACAACATCCGCTGGGGTATCGCACCCGATAAGCTCTACCAGACCTACCAGTTTTTTCACGATCAGGCCGGGCCGCGTTCGGCCCACCACGACACGGCCAGTCCCTTCGAGTTGCGGGCGTTGAACGTGGGCGTACCGTATTACTTCGCCATCGAAGCCTTCAACGAAAACGGCGTTTCGGCCCTGAGCGAGGTGGTGAGTGGAGAGTAA
- a CDS encoding SDR family oxidoreductase, translated as METQRNELKDKVALVTGAGSGIGKAAALLMAREGAKVAVLSRSSDEVDQTANEIRQAGGEALCVTADISKVEDMQRVYADIEQQFGRLDIVFANAGINGVWAPLDELEPDEWQKTIDVNLNGTFYTVKYALPLLKKQGGSIIITASVNGTRIFSNTGATAYSCTKAAQVAFTQMAALELAKHRIRVNVVCPGAIDTNIDDSTEKRAIDQAKEPVEFPEGKIPLTDGKSGTSKQVADLVLFLASDRASHITGTPIWIDGAESLLMG; from the coding sequence ATGGAAACTCAGCGAAACGAATTAAAAGACAAAGTAGCTTTGGTTACGGGCGCAGGGTCGGGAATCGGCAAAGCAGCGGCCCTGCTCATGGCCCGCGAAGGAGCAAAAGTGGCCGTGTTGAGCCGAAGCAGCGATGAGGTCGATCAAACGGCCAACGAGATTCGACAGGCCGGGGGCGAAGCCCTGTGCGTTACCGCCGACATCTCGAAAGTCGAAGACATGCAACGGGTCTATGCCGACATCGAACAGCAGTTTGGGCGGTTAGACATCGTGTTTGCCAACGCGGGTATCAACGGCGTGTGGGCACCGCTCGATGAACTCGAACCCGACGAGTGGCAAAAGACCATCGACGTAAACCTGAACGGCACCTTCTATACCGTCAAATACGCGCTGCCATTGCTGAAAAAGCAGGGCGGCTCTATCATCATCACGGCGTCGGTAAACGGCACCCGCATTTTTAGCAACACGGGCGCAACGGCCTATTCCTGCACCAAAGCCGCGCAGGTAGCCTTCACGCAGATGGCCGCACTCGAACTGGCGAAACATCGCATTCGGGTCAATGTGGTATGCCCCGGTGCTATCGACACCAATATTGACGACAGCACCGAAAAACGCGCCATCGATCAGGCTAAAGAACCGGTCGAGTTTCCCGAAGGCAAGATTCCGCTGACCGACGGCAAGTCGGGAACCAGTAAACAAGTGGCTGATTTAGTGCTGTTTCTGGCGTCTGACCGGGCCAGCCACATCACCGGCACGCCCATCTGGATCGACGGTGCCGAATCGCTGCTGATGGGCTAA
- a CDS encoding TetR/AcrR family transcriptional regulator — MNRKAIYQEDLKADILRHTLALAGEEGWPGVSTRKIADRLQTSTTAIYHYFGSKEAILEELQRESFRQLRDILIVALAERDGKPKKQLKAVSLAMLHFARNNPERYALMFNLDGAVCRNDATHEAAEGMTQIQTVLRQLTDDDVESVFVQWFAMMQGFVALARHDCKPEATGRFERLIDEAISRFIKGL, encoded by the coding sequence GTGAATCGAAAAGCAATTTATCAGGAAGATTTAAAGGCCGATATTCTCCGGCACACGCTGGCATTGGCTGGTGAAGAAGGCTGGCCCGGTGTATCGACCCGAAAAATTGCGGATCGGCTTCAAACCAGTACAACAGCTATTTATCATTATTTTGGTAGTAAAGAGGCTATTCTGGAAGAACTTCAGCGCGAAAGTTTTCGCCAACTGCGCGACATCCTGATCGTGGCATTGGCTGAACGGGATGGCAAGCCTAAAAAGCAACTAAAGGCTGTTTCGCTGGCAATGCTGCACTTCGCACGGAATAACCCTGAGCGATATGCGCTGATGTTTAACCTCGACGGAGCGGTATGCCGGAACGATGCCACGCACGAAGCCGCCGAAGGCATGACACAGATTCAGACAGTGTTGCGGCAACTGACCGACGATGACGTTGAATCCGTGTTTGTGCAGTGGTTTGCTATGATGCAGGGCTTTGTTGCACTCGCGCGGCACGATTGTAAGCCCGAAGCTACAGGCCGGTTCGAGCGGCTGATCGATGAAGCAATTAGTCGATTTATTAAGGGGCTGTAA
- a CDS encoding DoxX family protein yields the protein MKTKRFILTGLLGLLSVQFGTVGVLKIIGFAPLYQQLATLHVDQTGGLLIGIAEVLGVIGLWIRPTRRLALLGLLLLSVSAIAIHVGAVRPFQEAIPATVATVLLLTALLPIERESYL from the coding sequence ATGAAAACTAAACGATTTATTCTGACAGGACTGCTCGGACTGCTATCGGTACAGTTCGGTACGGTAGGCGTGTTAAAAATCATCGGCTTTGCACCACTCTACCAGCAACTCGCCACGCTGCACGTTGATCAGACAGGCGGTTTGCTCATTGGTATTGCCGAGGTGTTGGGGGTTATTGGTCTTTGGATCCGGCCTACGCGCCGACTGGCCTTGCTGGGCTTACTACTGCTGTCGGTTTCTGCCATTGCTATACACGTCGGAGCCGTTCGACCTTTTCAGGAGGCAATTCCGGCAACAGTAGCTACGGTTTTGTTGTTAACAGCACTGTTACCTATTGAGAGAGAATCATACCTGTGA
- a CDS encoding quinone oxidoreductase family protein: MKAIQFTQTGGPDVLALVDLPTPTPKAGEALVRHTAIGINYIDTYHRSGLYPVPLPYVPGNEGAGVVEAVGEGVTVVKPGQRVGYTTHPGSYAEYNTVPADRLVPIPDGLTDQQAAAALLQGMTAQYLAYTTYPIRPGDTVLIHAGAGGVGLLLTQIARQRGARVITTVSTEEKAQLSRQHGADEVILYTQTDFADEIRRLTGGQGVHVVYDSVGQSTFEGSLNSLRPLGAMVSFGNASGAVPPFAPAMLSAKGSLMLTRPKLNDYILTRQALLERAGMVFNWVASGELSLLIQPPYALADAAQAHRDLEGRGTTGKLLLLP, from the coding sequence GTGAAAGCCATTCAATTTACGCAAACCGGCGGGCCAGACGTTCTGGCTCTCGTAGACCTGCCCACACCAACGCCTAAAGCGGGTGAAGCTCTTGTTCGTCATACTGCTATCGGCATTAACTACATCGACACCTATCACCGCAGCGGCCTGTACCCGGTACCGTTGCCCTACGTGCCTGGCAATGAAGGCGCGGGCGTAGTGGAAGCCGTGGGCGAAGGCGTTACGGTTGTAAAACCCGGTCAGCGGGTAGGCTACACGACCCACCCTGGCTCCTATGCCGAATACAATACCGTTCCTGCCGATAGGCTCGTACCAATTCCCGATGGGCTAACCGATCAGCAAGCAGCAGCCGCGCTGTTGCAGGGTATGACGGCGCAGTATCTGGCCTACACAACCTACCCAATCCGGCCTGGCGATACAGTACTGATTCATGCCGGTGCCGGGGGCGTTGGCCTGCTGCTGACGCAAATAGCCCGCCAGCGTGGTGCCCGCGTAATTACGACGGTTTCGACCGAAGAAAAAGCCCAACTCTCGCGCCAACACGGTGCCGATGAAGTGATTCTGTACACCCAAACCGACTTTGCCGATGAAATACGTCGACTTACGGGTGGTCAGGGCGTTCACGTTGTGTATGATTCAGTAGGTCAGAGTACGTTTGAGGGAAGTCTGAACAGCCTGCGCCCGCTTGGCGCGATGGTATCGTTCGGGAATGCAAGCGGAGCCGTACCGCCGTTTGCGCCCGCTATGTTGAGTGCTAAAGGTTCGCTCATGCTCACGCGGCCCAAACTGAATGATTATATACTGACCCGGCAGGCTCTGCTCGAACGGGCCGGTATGGTATTCAACTGGGTAGCGTCGGGCGAGTTATCGCTGCTGATTCAGCCGCCCTACGCGCTGGCCGATGCCGCCCAGGCCCACCGCGATCTGGAAGGACGTGGCACCACCGGGAAGCTGCTGTTGTTGCCGTAA